The following DNA comes from Methanomassiliicoccales archaeon.
ACCTCAAGAAACTGCTGGAGGCCGAACTCATCGTGCCCACCCGTACTGAGCTGGTAGGGAACCTGATGGAAAAGTACTACCGCTCGGCGTTCGAACCGGGGATCATGGGCGATGCCGCCGGGGTCAGCAGCGTTGATATCTCGGAAAGACTGAACATCGTCTTCGCCGCCATGGGTGCCATCAAGGGAATATTGAATCGAGGAATTTCTGTCCTGGACGAGCGGAAGGATTATTTTATTAATGTCGCCGATAGACCGAACTACCCTTTCGGGGCTAACTACGTGATCATTCCGGTCAATGACCGTTCCTGTCAGGAAGCGGAGGAACTGATCTCCGATATGGACGACCGATTGAAAGAGCTGACAGATAGGCACTCTGAGGAGGGCAAAGCCAAGTTCGCCATTTTGTACTCGGTCTTTCCGATCGAGTGAGCATGGTAATATTTATTAAGCTGGAAGCATTCCAGAAATCCCAACATGGCCGGGATGGGGTAGCCTGGTTATCCTGTGGGATTGTGGATCCCAGCACCCGCGTTCAAATCGCGGTCTCGGCCCCTTATTTTTCACTCCACCAACTCCAGTTCGCGTTCTAGTATGGCCTTCTGCTTTTCAGTGAGGGTCCGCGGGTCTGCGGTAAGTAATAGGATTGCATTCTCCACGATGACATGGTCTCTTAACTGGCCGATGAATTTTAGCACCCGGGTCAGTTCATTGTTCACCAGCAGGAACTCCAAGCCTTCGATGGCGATGATCGAGTGGCCCTTGCGCATGAAATCGAGGGTCATATGGGTCAGCAACTGCAGGTTGCTGGGATCTATCCTGTCCGGCCCCGGGCTCTGTGCCAACCATATCAATGGCGTTTTTAAGAGATGGTAACGTGCCCTGAGCTGATCGGGATGGGTGCGGCAGATGATGAGGGCCGGTGTGCCCATCTCCATTTCCTGAAGCAAGGCCTGGAACATGCGATCGTTGTCCGACGCCTCGAACAGGTAGGCCCGACCGTGATGGAGCGGAGGGGATCTCACCGAGACCAGAGCGTTCTCCTGGACGCGTTTTACGGAGAACAGATCATACTTGACGATGCCGAAGCCCAGAACCATGGTCGATACCAGCTCGGCCAGTCCGTATACCCGGGGGGTGTGGAACCCCCAGAGGTCCAACGACCATATGAACAGCGTGAAGATCGCTGGGAAGGCCAAGGCGATGGTTAGCACCTGAGCCTGGACCTTTTGCACCTTGTTCTGGAGGTTACGGGTTTTTCTCACCAACGATATGAAGAGAAGGATGATGAATGTCAGGAGCAGGATGGTCAACCAGATTATAGGCCAGAAGCTCCGGAACACCCAACCGAACTCGTCTTGTGACAATGATTGTGCGCTGAGCGCTGAAACCAATGCTAGGACCAGTACGATCAAGACGTTCCACGACCACCGCTCCTTCAAGCGGGTCGTTCTCAGATCGTAGATCACGACCGTGTTGAGATAATAGGCCGCGGCTAGTTTGATGACCGAAAAGAATATCAAGGCTTGGGCGACCAGCAAGGCCAATTCTGCCTGAGTGAGCTGTATCAACGCCGTATTCAGCAGGCTGCCTAAGGCTGCCAGCAGGGTGATTATCAGAAAGTAACGGTTCACCAGCGACCATTTTCCATGGTAGAACACATAGATGCCCAAAACCACCTCTAGAATGGCGATGATCGGGAAAATGATGATAGGGGTTGTCTGATCAATCATGACGATGAGCGGATATTGAACGTTCGAAGACTAATAAGGATATTTTTTACTTTATCAAATATGGGAATGAGAGCATGGTTTCCTATAAATTAGGGAAGCTACATGAGTTGGCGAGATAGGAGGAAATGAAATGAGCTGGAACGGGCCGTTGGAGAAGGTCGACGATTTTCGATGGAAAATACCCCGCTCTTATAAGAAGGGCATGAACGGAGATGCCATCATCTTCGCCGACGAACGGATGATCAAGACCATCATTTCTGATAACTCGCCGGAACAGGTGGCCAATGTCGCATGCCTGCCCGGACTTGTCAATAATTCCATGGCCATGCCCGACATCCACTGGGGCTATGGATTCCCGATAGGTGGCGTTGCGGCCATGGACGCCGAGGAGGGGGTCATCTCCCCCGGCGGTATCGGATTCGACATCAATTGTGGTGTAAGGCTCATCACCACCAACCTACGGACCGCTGACGTCGTACCTCACATCAAGGAACTGGTAGATGTCATGTTCAAAAACGTTCCCGCCGGGGTGGGCTCGAAGGGAGTTGTGGACGTGGCTGCGAACCAAATAAGCCGCATCCTGGAGGAAGGGGCGGAATGGGCCGTTTCCGAAGGATACGGCTGGGCGGAGGACCTGGTGCACACGGAGGAGAACGGCCGTATGAAGAACGCCGATGCATCCAAGGTATCTTCGAAGGCCAAGCAAAGAGGCGTTCCACAGGTCGGCTCATTGGGCTCTGGCAATCACTTCCTTGAAGTAGATAAGGTCGAAAAGATCTTTGACCCGGTGGTGGCAAAGGCCTTTGGACTGGAGGAGGGGCAGATCACCGTTTCCATCCACTGCGGTTCCCGCGGCTGCGGGCACCAGATCGCCACCGATTACCTGCAGGTAATGGAAAGAGCGGTGAAGGATAGCGATCTTCGCCTGCCGGACAGGCAATTGGCCTGCGCCCCGGTGAATTCTAAGGAGGGACAGGATTACTATGCCGCCATGGCCTGCGGCGCCAATTACGCCTGGGCCAACCGACAGATGATAATGCATTGGGTGAGGCAGTCCTTCGAAAAGGTCTTCTCCCGCAGCGCCGAGGACCTGGAGATGAATTTGGTCTACGACGTTGCCCATAACATCGCCAAGGTGGAGGACCATTTGGTCGACGGAAAGAGGAGGAAGGTATACGTGCACCGGAAGGGCGCCACCAGGGCGTTCCCCAAAGATCATCCCGAGGTGCCATCGGTCTATCGTGCCGTCGGTCAGCCTGTCCTCATACCGGGGGACATGGGTACGGGCTCATACGTGCTGGTTGGAACTGAACAGGCCATGCTCGAGTCGTTCGGTTCCACCTGCCACGGAGCGGGAAGGATCATGTCCCGAGAGGCGGCCATACGCAACTACTCGGTCAAAGCCATCAACCAGGAGATGGAGAGCAAGGGAATTTACCTGAAGGGGAGCACCAGGGACGGCATCCAAGAAGAGGCCCCGGGGGCCTATAAGGACATAGATGACGTCATCCGCGTGGTCGTCGGGGCCGGACTCTCCAGACCGGTGGCCAAATTGACCCCTCTGGGTGTCATGAAAGGTTAAAGATCGAGTATGGTCCGGGCCGAAGCCTTTTCCACCTTGGCCATATGCTGCCACGGACAGGATACCATGACCGCCCAGTCGTGCACACCTCGTGACTGCAATGCTTTACCTATAGGGCTAAGGCGGGTGAGCGGCCTCACCCGATCACCGTTCAATATGGGCACTTCGGTCTTGCCCCGGCGGGCCTCACCGGTTATCAGTTCCCGATGAGGCACGTCCAATATGACCTCGGACGGATCCACCCCGGCCCTATCGGCTATCATGTTCTCCACATTCTTGCGGGTATGGTAATCAGTAAGTCGTATGAGCTGCTCCACCTCATCATCGCCCAGGTCCGAGATGAACAACGAATAGGCGCGTTTGTAGAGCTGGCGATATTTGAGCATGGTCACGATCCTCTGCGATCGCCCTCCCTGCTTCATCAATCGTTCGGTCAACGAGGCATCGTTCAATTTCTGCAGCTGATCGGCAACGCTGTCATCGGCGAGCTCCACGGCCTTGCATAGCATCATCTCGGCAATGCGTACGGTCTTGTGAAAGTAGACCGAAGTGTACATGAGCGCCCTTGCCACCATTAGCCCTTCCGCCGCCACCATGCCGTTCTTGCGCACCACGATGTCGCCGTGATGCAGGGCGATGGTCTGTATGATCCGGTCTATGTCGATCGTTCCATGAGCGACACCAGTGTAATGAGCATCCCTCAACAGATAGTCCATCTGGTCCGCGTCCACCGGACCGTGTATCATCTGATGGAGGTATTCAGGTTGATTGAAATGCGCTTGCCCGTCCTGTTCCATCAGCAGGCTCTGACCCATGCGACCTCGATGTCCGGGGGAGATGATGATGTCCGATACCGCCTTCGCCGATATCCCAGCCCGCTCCAGCACTTCAGCGATGGGAGGAAAGGGAGCTAGGTGCTCCCTTTCCTCATCTAGGCATACGGTCCTTTCCCCGTTGATAAGGGAAACACCCACTTCGGTGTGGTCCAGGGAGAAGCGGTTCTCCAGAACTTCCTCCAAGGTGTGGGAGAACGGGGCGTGCCCAAGATCGTGAAGCAATGCGGCGGCCAATACCTTGTTCCTGTCCTCACTCCCCAGGTCCAATGCCTCGCACATCAAGCTTGTCACGTGATAGGTGCCCAGGGAATGCTCGAATCGGGTGTGATTTGCTCCGGGAAAGACCAAATAGGCCAGCCCTAGCTGCTTGACCCCGTGCAGTCTCTGCAGTTCTGGACGAAGCAACAGCTCTAAAAAGACACCTTTCACCTTGACGCTGCCGTGCACGCTATCGTGAACTATCTTCTGCTCAGGCACGGACATGGTCGGTATGAAAATTCGTGGTTATGGTGAATAAAGGAAAGAGAGGACGATTACTGGTAACCGCCCTTTATCTTCTTCCTGTCGATCCGGATACCGTTTGGCGCCACCACGATGAAGTTATTACCGATCGCGGCGACGTCACCGTTAGTGTCCCGGGCCACCGCCTTCAGTTCGTTGGTGATCCTTTTCAGGGTGTTCTGATCGTTAGCGATGGGGGAATA
Coding sequences within:
- a CDS encoding helix-turn-helix domain-containing protein, whose protein sequence is MTEIDVEQLKVLSDPNRLAILSLLTMRELTTTMVSNLLGLSVQNSQYHLKKLLEAELIVPTRTELVGNLMEKYYRSAFEPGIMGDAAGVSSVDISERLNIVFAAMGAIKGILNRGISVLDERKDYFINVADRPNYPFGANYVIIPVNDRSCQEAEELISDMDDRLKELTDRHSEEGKAKFAILYSVFPIE
- a CDS encoding DUF835 domain-containing protein, with the protein product MIDQTTPIIIFPIIAILEVVLGIYVFYHGKWSLVNRYFLIITLLAALGSLLNTALIQLTQAELALLVAQALIFFSVIKLAAAYYLNTVVIYDLRTTRLKERWSWNVLIVLVLALVSALSAQSLSQDEFGWVFRSFWPIIWLTILLLTFIILLFISLVRKTRNLQNKVQKVQAQVLTIALAFPAIFTLFIWSLDLWGFHTPRVYGLAELVSTMVLGFGIVKYDLFSVKRVQENALVSVRSPPLHHGRAYLFEASDNDRMFQALLQEMEMGTPALIICRTHPDQLRARYHLLKTPLIWLAQSPGPDRIDPSNLQLLTHMTLDFMRKGHSIIAIEGLEFLLVNNELTRVLKFIGQLRDHVIVENAILLLTADPRTLTEKQKAILERELELVE
- a CDS encoding RtcB family protein gives rise to the protein MSWNGPLEKVDDFRWKIPRSYKKGMNGDAIIFADERMIKTIISDNSPEQVANVACLPGLVNNSMAMPDIHWGYGFPIGGVAAMDAEEGVISPGGIGFDINCGVRLITTNLRTADVVPHIKELVDVMFKNVPAGVGSKGVVDVAANQISRILEEGAEWAVSEGYGWAEDLVHTEENGRMKNADASKVSSKAKQRGVPQVGSLGSGNHFLEVDKVEKIFDPVVAKAFGLEEGQITVSIHCGSRGCGHQIATDYLQVMERAVKDSDLRLPDRQLACAPVNSKEGQDYYAAMACGANYAWANRQMIMHWVRQSFEKVFSRSAEDLEMNLVYDVAHNIAKVEDHLVDGKRRKVYVHRKGATRAFPKDHPEVPSVYRAVGQPVLIPGDMGTGSYVLVGTEQAMLESFGSTCHGAGRIMSREAAIRNYSVKAINQEMESKGIYLKGSTRDGIQEEAPGAYKDIDDVIRVVVGAGLSRPVAKLTPLGVMKG
- a CDS encoding HD domain-containing protein, translating into MSVPEQKIVHDSVHGSVKVKGVFLELLLRPELQRLHGVKQLGLAYLVFPGANHTRFEHSLGTYHVTSLMCEALDLGSEDRNKVLAAALLHDLGHAPFSHTLEEVLENRFSLDHTEVGVSLINGERTVCLDEEREHLAPFPPIAEVLERAGISAKAVSDIIISPGHRGRMGQSLLMEQDGQAHFNQPEYLHQMIHGPVDADQMDYLLRDAHYTGVAHGTIDIDRIIQTIALHHGDIVVRKNGMVAAEGLMVARALMYTSVYFHKTVRIAEMMLCKAVELADDSVADQLQKLNDASLTERLMKQGGRSQRIVTMLKYRQLYKRAYSLFISDLGDDEVEQLIRLTDYHTRKNVENMIADRAGVDPSEVILDVPHRELITGEARRGKTEVPILNGDRVRPLTRLSPIGKALQSRGVHDWAVMVSCPWQHMAKVEKASARTILDL